GATGGGCCGCCCTCCCTTCATCTCGAGGCCCTTACTCCTTCAGTcatagaaaaatgacaaaacactTGTTTTATAGATTTTGTTTAAATCTATCGAATGTTGTCACTGATGTTTGtaactttaatttatcggccttatcggtgaaaagtgatgtcctttttagtagggacatctaaagattatgaaattttatagatgcaTAGAAGGTTGGATGAactgaaagatggtgaaaatgagcgggtagaatttttttagaagcattatcatcacatatcaaatttttgttccgcaAGGGCCAACTACTATACCACTTCATAGTTacagatacagatagagttgcatctaccacaaCGCATTAGTTGGCAAGTTTGGTTcgtttttttagatttcaaaaacAGTCTCCTCGATATTGTATTCCTTACGAGCTTCATTGTATCCGTGGCAGTCGGTTAAAATGTGTTGCACGGTGGTTTGTACCCCGCAGAACTGGCATATCGGTGGGGAGCTTCGGTCAAACAAGTGTGCATGGGTCAGTAGAGTGAGTCGAATTGGGGTTATTTtctttcttaaaccctggggtcttaaaagcttcgttttggttcaaatatcatccatgattttttgtagaatttttaaggtacgtttacatgagtaaatttgacttttaggtttttatgggaaaattgaatattttgtactgaaaaattaacatcgtTTTGGTTTcctctgtggaaccgagtctgcttatggttttttgtgccaatttataaattctctaaaggaaattttcccctgaaaactttgtcgaagaccgcaacttcgtatcttattaaacaaataacaaagtatcaagtttgcaacaattaatgtctgaaaaaagtgaaaaatcgtattttattttaatttttttcttgatgtactcatcatttccaaccgttaaaaatgatttttaaggaaaaataaaaaatcatgaaatgaagggttaatattAAGTGTTTAATGGGGCCatgtcttttggaattgaaatacaattaattcatttgacatcactgcacTGCAATACCTCGCGaagcaccagcagtgatgtcaattgaatttattgtttttcaatgccaaaaaacttgtgtagccgttttcaagacagggaatggattttaaaattctccGAGTTAAGAAACGGCCggggaaatttgaaaattatttttggaaaacattATTAACAAATGTGTTAGACGAATTTCAATTCTTATCAACAGGAAAACTAATAGAAAATAgcgaaaatttatgttttttcgattaaaaaattctagcttaccaattgttgggtctttcccaaattttaaaggaacaataattgactactcttttaacaaactgcaattaaaaatgtgcatttggctcgagttttcattcaaaaatatgtgaaataatCAGAATAGTTATTGGAGTAGTAAAAAATgtaccattttttgttttcgatttgcgatgcttcacgacacatacacattttctcctatagctcacaataatctctgaaccttctactTCAAATGTGTATCctaacaaaatcaaagaaaataatgatttattagaAGCTAGTATTTCCACCCGTTTGTTTACAATTTCTTGCACACACACGACCTGtaaaaaattagcttcgaaatcgcgaatTCTCAAGCAGAACAGAAATGCGTTCCGACGTATGGAGAATGACTGCTACTGATCTTAAGAGAACTGAGCAGCGAGGAAGAGAGGGAGATAAGCACGGATGAAAGCAGGGAGATACAGACAACCGATGAGGAAAACAAGggacattttcgtagatgacggaaagaattaaagaaacatgagctatcaaagaacgaaagaacataagccgtaaatatcatgaatttttcgaaaaagatacaacggctcaccggcaggacttgaacctgcaatctccgcttcagtacaacggcgcgttagccaatttcaccacggtgaacgtgatgaaaccggcgaacccgagcaatcgagctctgccgatcaacttctatcgaaaacacaatgtatatcccgcatgtgatctttcccgctattgatctcacttgtttctctaaccccacccatcgactcgggattttagccgagcgagcacatggtcgattgcttcgggtttgccgcaacttacggtcagatgtagaagcaatcagtgctgctcaaggttccgagcagaccagttacacagggaggtgttgctctgttgaaatcaatactgatgttatgaaatcgtttggtacatctttgtacctgaaaataatcacacactcgattgctcgggttcaccggtttcatcacgttcaccgtggtgaaattggctaacgcgctgttgtactgaagcggagattgcaggttcaagtcctgccggtaagccgttgtatctttttcgaaaaattcatgatatttacggcttatgttctttcgttctttgatagctcatgtttctttaattctttccgtcatctacgaaaatgtgattattttcaggtacaaagatgtaccaaacgatttcataacatcagtattgaaggAAAGGGACCCTGAAACGGAAAGCCCCCATCTAGTTCCGAATTGGTTAGGGGGAAAAACGATTAATAATAAGATAAGAGTGTCTAGAATCAATTACTATGGCCATATTGTAAGAAGCGATAACTCGGGAACTCTCAAAACAGCACTGGAGCATAAAATAAATCTTCCGAGAAAGCGGGGAAGGCCAGCTTACACTTGGCGCACATGTTTTAGACAGGAGCCAAATTTCGATTCATGTGTGGCAGGACGCAGCATCGGACCGAGGGAGATACAAAAACATGTCAAAAGAGCTCTACAACAGCATGATGGAGTCAGCATATGAGGACTCAGGCTCAGCTACGAACAGAGACATCACAGGAGATGATCTGTTGCCCTCTGATTTTTTAGGGTTCAGCGATGAGGAAGAGTGTTTCAGAGGACTAGGGAAttaattgaaatataataaacacagttaaaaacaACATCAATTGATAAACCATAACTGTGAGTCATATTGAAAGCCAATCCAAACTTAAGGGTACTTCACAAATCTTGCAGttgtaaattacttgatcaaaACTAATACTTTTTTTTGCGATCTTTCtctttctgtttctttttttttctcttgcgtTTTTACTCTCTTTATTTTCTCAACCGCATGCGGAGTCAAAGTCGTAGGATGACAGGAGGAAAATTGAAGAACCCGAAGGACGAAGGATACAATTCAGGAGAGATGGAAAAACGATGGGTCAACAAGAAAGGATCTTCCCAGACCAAACCAACAACCCAAACAACCAAACCCAGCAAGGCAATCTAAAAGGGACAGTCTAAACAAAACCAACAATCCAAGCAACCAAACCCAGCAAGATAACCAACAAGGAGATGCAATTGGATTTTGGGTGAGAATgttccttttttcatttaatttttagcttcgttcaatgggcggtggaatcgaaaagttattctttctctccttgaGAAAAccccgtaagatctgtcaaaaattgGATGAAATGTTGGTTACATCTCACTAGCACTAATGCAAacccatcacccaaattcggcagcgcttccatcgccttatggttggtaaaaatcggtttcaactggtttctgtcaactggcagatgttcaacgagccaatgttttggtcgaaactagtcaaaTCGTTGTTCAATGGAACAAGTAGAAACTAGTCGTAACCAATCTAGCTCAGCTGCAGAATTCgttttcgacctggtagaaaccGGTCAAAGTCAATTGTAAAGAGACAGGTGAtaaactgtcaatccatttctaatTGTTTCGAccagacttcattgaacagactatTCATAAATAATGCACAGTAGTTAGTTTCGTTGGGAGTATGTAAGCGACCTGTCTCAACCCGCCAACGTATTTCCTCCAACTGGTGTCATGAGGGGTTAGTTCACTATCTTGTTCTGCATTAAGTTCATATTCATCCGAAGTGGATTTAAGGAAGTATACGACGGTATacccaacgtctcaagatcaCTTACTATCCTaagctgcctactctaaacttttaTTTCCCCGATCCTTCCACGCACATTTCGTTTTAAGCGTCAGCTTCCGACAGCTCTTTAAACGcccccaaaaaaaaagttcaaagtattttttgtttgtgtttttattcaaaagttaacactaaaagagagtgttttcagcaaaaaagtgaaaatgccccaaaagtcacatgggacagttttgcttggaacggcagttaAGGTAATGCAAATGATCTTTAGCCTACAACGTTAGGAActattaagattttcaatagtCCGTTGATTTGGGTCACTGTACTTTAgataaaattgtgaaattgtaATGCAAATTTACTGAATCATGGAGTGATATCTGCGGCGTACAAACTACTGTGAAACACATTTTGACAGACTGTCACGGATACAGGGAAGCTCGTAAGGATTGCAATATCGAGGGGACTgtatttaaaatctaaaaaaaaaacgaagaatcaaacgaaaaatcgattatagaatttaaaaaaaagtgtaatgtcggtaaaaattaaattcgaaagTCCTTAGATCCGtattttaattgttatttttctagtttgattttaaaatgttttcgatTAGTagcatctttaatttttttttgattaaaaaaaacttacttttcGTCTTTCTGCTCAGTGCTCCAGTCCGGCTCCTTCTTGACCGGGACCTGTTTCCGTTCCGACTCGATCAGTTCCCcgattttgaactttttcatcATCTCCCGGGCGTCGGTGCTGTGGCCGACATCCTCGAAGGCTTCGGTCGCTTCCTTGCCGGCCTGTTCCAACAACACCTCCTCGCCACCGGGATGctaaaaaagatagaaaatggagttataatGAGTACCCAGTAAGTGGttgattcaatttgattttttctcaaGTCACCGCATGACTTGAGATAAgctttcagcaatccaaatttggAATTCTGTGTGACACAATTTTCGATAATGTATCGTGTGGAAACACGGGAGCATTTTTTGTATCCCCACCATATTTGGGGTGCTGCTTATCAGTTACGATAATGAAAATCGATAGGGGTTTATTCTATACCTGTCCGGCGTGACATGCATAAAATTCAATTCTTCCATCTGTATAATTTCTAAATTGGTTCGTGGTTGTTTTCGTCTAATTTCTCGACCATTACCTTGTGTCAAAGGCTTGCGTGTCGACaaattgtttttcaacaaatgGGAGATTTAAACGAATAAATATACTTATTTGTTTGAACAGCCAGTAGATGATACTGTTGGTACGTCATAAAAGTCTCACAAATTTAGAATGGCTACCTCAATTACAACTATCAATGAAAAATGCTACAGTTTctacaacttttcatgatacAATTGAGCTGAGAAACGATTCCTCGTCAAGGCAAGTGCGCTTCCAATTGCTCGCTTTTCCAccttttagaaatatttttggatcCAAAGTAGCTGTTCAATTATGTACGATTTCTTGAGGTTGTATAATACGAGAAACAAGCATACTACCTGCCATTTATGCTAAcgtgtttattatttttttttttttttttttatggcgtttaaatagctcggggagctgacgctggaaatgaaaattagaatagtttggagaagaaaatttaaagtttagagaaggcagcgtagaatagtaagcgatcttgagacgttggttaaaccatcaagcacttcattatatccatggaatatggataaaatgcagttcaagataataaaccaacccctcccgataccagttggaggaaggacaagggtgggttcgagactggcctctacatacTCCCCAAGCATCTACATACTACGGTTTATAAgcgcattgaaaatattaaaaataaaaaggaaggaTCTCACCAAGTTACAGGACACCATCTTCAGCAGTTGATTTATGGTTAGATCCTTGGGCTGGCAACCATGTCATGCGAAAACTAACGTCTGGGTCCCATGATGTTAGGGGATGGCTTGAAGGTTCGCTCAACGTCATCATTGGACCAAATGATTTCTCGGTAGTACATGCCACGATAcatgaaaagaaaacagaaaaaaaagaaaagaggaaaaaaaagagttttagtTCATATCATCTATCAATATCTAAGAAGCCTAGCTCAAACTCATAATAAACCGAGATCAAATTAATAGTAAAAGTAAGCTACATTGTTCCTGTCATATCATAGAACCatactattttaccaaaatatggatgtgagagcctgtttgctttttgaagcaagcctatttcaaactaataaaaattctagctcaAATTAATAGTTGAAGTAAGCTACCTTATTCCTATCACAACATCATCACAATCATGCGAATTCACCAAAATATGGATTGAGGAGCCTATCTTACCGTTTGAGCATTGCCCTACACTACCTGCCtcacatagttgaatgcctacttttgaatgagatttaaaaattgcCAAGACTGTTTGCTTTAAACTATAATACTATCAAAACAACTCAGGTGATAGATCCGTTTCACAAACCTTAAACCACAAAATATCATTTCCATCCAATTAGCCCCcagtgattgaaaaaagctagatttaagaataagccatcgtaattcataaaccgcaaatacacatcCACTGGAGCATTGGGGAGGAATATGGTATTTGAATATGTTAACCTACTCCTTTCTAACtttccaactaaaaaaaaaaaaaactccacctccgaatgatctgaaaaatagaaaagaacattaagaaaaatagaaaagaacattaaaatgacaataaaaggtcaaacaatcatttctgATCGGACCAGATTGACCATGTGATTGAGCTTTAGTTAAAAGCCGTGGGACCGACATCTAGGGGTTCCGTTTCACTTATGGTCGGAAGTGATCCGTTGATGCCTATAGCAACACTGAACTGTGATACTCTCACTATTCTATATTTAATGTTGCTATACGTCAAGGTATACCCATTTatatcaaagtgatataaatgaGCACTCAATCACGCCCACGGAGAAACAAGCATACTACCTGCCATTTATGCTAACGtgtttattattgaattcataTGTTATACGAGTGAGACCAAGCATATATATAGCGTATAGCCGCTATAATGCGGCCCCCAAAgaagacaaaataaataaagctCCGGCTAGCTGATTAACAGGTCGTAGCGTGTGAGGCCGACGATACCCACGAAAGCCTAactttttgcagtttttacgCATACTCTCACCTGACGCATCTGCATAGCTACCATAGCTACTACTTTTAAACATTAATGTGTTGAATTAGGTATAGGCATGCAAACTATGCAGAAATCAACTTGTTGCCTGGCCTGAGCGGCATTGGCGATAACAATCGACTTTCGAATTCTTAACAATACATGCAAATTGTGAATAAATGATAGGTATGATAACTGTTTCATTGAAGACCCGGGTTTGTTAAAtataatgatgatttgatagcCATGACCTTGAACCTAGTTTGTACCGAAATGATCATTTCGGGGAAGCGCCGTGTTATGCGACGTGACAGTATTGGTGCGATCTGCTCTGATAGCAACTAAATACACTGGTTTAGGAGTTCCAATGCTCCGGTGTATGTTGTTTTTGGAATTCATTTAGCGGACATAGATAAGTACTTTCACCGCGGACCGAACGCTGTTATATAATGCCATCTTTAGGGTTTCATTAAGACCCGTTTCAGCTGGTTTCAATACCAGTTTAGAGGGGCACCCATATGTATTCGATTGCCTTGTCTGATAATTACTTATCGGTCAAGCAAAATATGACGCAGCTAATACTGCTTGAAGAACGTATCATCAAATCATCCCATGATTGCACTCCACCAACAACTACTAGCCGTCGTCCACGTAGACTTActaatattaaaacaaattataatgggaaaataaaatatcaaatccTACCTCATTGAGGAACTCTGTCACATCGTAAATATCATTGTGGATCACGATCCAGGTTGATTTGTTCGTGTTGTGGGCTTTGATTTCGGCCAGCGAATAGGTTTTTCCCTCAGACATTTCGATGAAGGTATCGGAGTATGAAACTAGCAAACCGGAAATAGGTCCTCTAAGGTGTGACGGTACTGACGGTGATgttgatgacgacgacgacgacgatgactcGCACTAAATAGGAAGTACTAACTCACTGACTTTGGCTCTGGAGCAAATCTGAACAGTGTAAAAGAAATCTCTCGCAACAAGCGCGCACCCAATCACTTTTTCCTTCGACGATCAGCATGCAACTAAACTGAAAAGGCGTTTGGGGCGTTTGATTTTGTTCGCTCGTGGCTTCAGAGTTGCCAGAGGTAttgattttataagtttttttttaataccgcAGACACTAcagatgtttaaaatcaaattcagttGAAACTATCGATTTCACGCACATCAaaagttagggcaaaactcaaTTCATGTTCGTTTTTGTCGGGTTTAATGCAAAACTGAGCGAATGGAGCAAATGAATACGGTATAACACGCTCAATTTATAACGATACTTATTATTCTTCCGCATGCCCTTCACAAAATACAAGTTTAATGTTGTTtctttttaacacgttcgtcgccaagaGTGGGTGACGCAAAATAcgtctaaatttgaaaagtcaaaaCACCGATTTggagatatattttttgttcaaaattatctcAGATTGTGACCATATTCTTTTCCGTTCTCTAGCCGAAATTTGGAGCCAAAACGATATTACCTGTTGATGTTTCGGCCT
This sequence is a window from Uranotaenia lowii strain MFRU-FL chromosome 3, ASM2978415v1, whole genome shotgun sequence. Protein-coding genes within it:
- the LOC129757167 gene encoding cytochrome b5, with amino-acid sequence MSEGKTYSLAEIKAHNTNKSTWIVIHNDIYDVTEFLNEHPGGEEVLLEQAGKEATEAFEDVGHSTDAREMMKKFKIGELIESERKQVPVKKEPDWSTEQKDENSLKSWVVPLILGLLATIIYRFYFTQ